The Thermomonospora amylolytica sequence GCCGGTGACCCGGGTGATGTCCACCCACACGCGCTCGACGCCGGGCCCGTCGGCGCTCGGCCGGACGATCGCCTCCCGGCCGGGGACGAGCGCGTGCAGCCCGGAGCGGCCGCCGTACCAGATCGACGTGGTGGGGGTCAGCGGCAGCCGGATCGGCTCGCCGCCGGTGTCCAGGACGAGGACGTGCGGGCTGGCGTCCACGATCGTCCCGCGCACCGCGGTGGGCTCGGCGGGAACGGAACCGGCGGGCGCGGTGCGGCCCGGGGTGAGGCCCAGGGCCTGGCCGGCGCGCCGGCGCCGCCGTGTCGCGTCACGGTGGGGCATCGGCGCTCCCAGAGTGGTGTGTAGCGGCATCACAAGTAAGAAGGTCGGTTAAGAGTCACCCGTACCGGCCCGGCTGTCGACCGATATGTCGGACTGGGTGGGTCACCGGGATGAAGTTCACAGTACCGGGGTGGAGGATTCACCTCCGGGTTGACCCGAATATGCCGTTTTTGTTGGTCCATAATTACGATCTTCGTGTCAGGGTCGGACGAGACGGCACACCCGTGCCCCGGCCCACCTGGACGGTCCCGACGAGCACCGGGCACGACCGGCGCGGGTCCCGGGGAACGGGCACGCGCAATCCCCTGGGGTCGGTGATCAGTGAACAGGGCGCACGACGAGGAGTTCCACCGCTACGTCGCGGCCCGCGGGCCCGCGCTGCTGCGGGCGGCCGTGCAGCTCACCGGCGACCGGGGCGAGGCCGAGGACCTGCTCCAGGCCGCGCTGGTCAAGACCTACCTGGCCTGGGAGCGCATCAACGACCGGGGCTCGGTGGACGGCTACGTGCGCCGCGCCATGGTCAACACGCAGATCTCCTGGTGGCGGCGGCGCAAGCTGGAGGTCTACCCCACCGACGTGCTGCCGGACCGGCCGGTCGACGACCACACCCGGCGCAGCGAGATGCACGACGCGCTCGGCCGCGCCCTGGACCGGCTGCCCAGGCGCCAGCGGGTCGCGGTGGTGCTGCGCTACTACGAGGACATGCCGGAGGCGGAGATCGCCGAGGTGCTCGGGGTGAGCATCGGAACGGTCAAGAGCACCGTCTCCCGCGCGGTCGCCAAGCTCCGCGACGACACCGCCCTGGAGCACGACTTTGCCGAGGTCCACGCCATCGACACCGACTCCTGACCCGCGTGGGGCGGGTCCCCGGGGCCGGAACGCGGGAACCGAGGACCGCGCGGCGACCCGCCGTCCGTGGTGACGCCGCACCGCCGCGCATGGCCGGGACTGTGCGCGGCGACCAGCCGGGGGACGCCTCCACGGCGTCAAGTGTGTTCCGGCGGCCTACTGACATTCGCGTTGCGGCGTTCGACAATCCGAGCGGAAGATCCGCTCTGACCTGGAGGTCGCGCCGTGTTGAGCACGATGCAGGATTTCCCGCTGACCATCGCCTCGATCCTGCGCCACGGTGTCGAGGTGTTCGGCACCGCCGAGGTCGCCACGTACACCGGCGAGGGCGTCCGCCGCCGGTCCTACGCCGAGGTGGGGACGCGGGCGGCGCGGCTGGCGGCGGCGCTGCGCGGCCTCGGAATCGACGGGGACCAGCGGGTGGCCACGTTCATGTGGAACAACGCCGAGCACATGGAGGCCTACCTGGCGGTCCCGGCGATGGGCGCGGTGCTGCACACCCTGAACATCCGGCTCTTCCCCGAGCAACTGGTCTACATCGCCGACCACGCCGAGGACGAGGTCGTCATCGTGGACGGCTCCCTCATCCCGCTGCTGGCCGGCGTGCTCGGCGAGATGAAGACCGTCAGGCACGTCATCGTGTCCGGCGAGGGCGACACCGCCCCCCTGCGCGAGGCCGGCAAGCAGGTCCACGACTACGAGGAACTGCTGGCCGCCCAGGACCGCGTCGCCTCGTACCGCGACTTCGACTGGCCGGAGGTGGACGAACGGTCCGCCGCCGCCATGTGCTACACCAGCGGCACCACCGGCAACCCCAAGGGCGTCGTCTACTCCCACCGCTCCTCGTGGCTGCACTCCATGTCGGTGTGCACGGCCAACGCCAAGGGCCTGAGCTTCGCCGACAAGGTGCTGCCGGTCGTGCCGATGTTCCACGCCAACGCCTGGGGCATCCCGTACGCGGCGATGATGGCGGGCGCGTCGCTGCTGATGCCGGACCGGTTCCTGCAGGCCGAGCCGCTGTGCCGGATGATCGAGACCGAGCGCCCCACCATGTCCGCGGCCGTCCCCACCATCTGGAACGACGTGCTGCGGCACGTCGAGGAGCACGGCACCGACCTGTCCTCGCTGCGGCTGATCACCTGCGGCGGCTCGGCGGTGCCGGAGGCCCTGATGCGGGCGTACCAGGAACGGGGCGTGCGGATCATCCAGGCGTGGGGCATGACCGAGACCTCGCCGCTGGCCACGATCGCGCACCCGCCGCTCGGCGCGGACGGCGAGGAGCAGTGGCCGTACCGGGTGACGCAGGGCCGCGCGCTGGCCGGGGTGGAGGCCCGCGTGGTCGGCGAGGGCGACGTGGTGCTGCCCAAGGACGGACAGGCGGTCGGCGAGATCCAGGTGCGCGGCCCGTGGATCACCGGGGCGTACTACCGGGACGAGGATCCGGGCCGGTTCCACGACGGCTGGCTGCGCACCGGGGACGTGGGAACCATCTCACCCGAGGGCTACATGGTGCTCACCGACCGGGCCAAGGACGTCATCAAGTCCGGCGGCGAGTGGATCTCCTCGGTGGAACTGGAGAACCGGCTGATGGCGCATCCGGACGTGATCGAGGCGGCCGTGGTCGGGGTGCCCGACGAGCGCTGGCAGGAGCGTCCGCTGGCCACCGTGGTGCTCCGCGAGGGCGCCGCCGTGACCGCCGCCGACCTGAAGGAGTTCCTGGCCGGGCAGGTCGCCAAGTGGCAGCTCCCGGAGCGCTGGGCGTTCGTCGACCAGGTCCCGCGCACCAGCGTCGGCAAGTTCTCCAAGAAGACCATCCGGCAGCAGTACGCCGACGGCGAGCTGGAGGTCCTGCGCGTCGACTGAACGTCCCGTCGGGGGCGACCCCCAGGCCCCCGAATTCCGGCTCAGCCCGTCCTCGCTCCGCTGGCGCTCCGCTGCGGTGGGCTGAGCCGGACCCATATCTGTGATCTTGTGGTGCCTGTGTCGGAATTGGTGTAAGCAAGGGGTTCCGTAGTGTTGTCGCGGCCCCCGGAAGGGAGGCCCCCTCACTGCCGAGGGGGGAGTGAGCGAGCGCATGCCAAGGTGGTCAACTTCCCGGCCGGACGTCGATCGTCGACTCGTCCAGGGGCTGCAGTCGGGCGGCGGCACGGCGCTTGGCGTGCTCTACGACACCTACGCCGAGGCGCTGTACGACTACTGCCTGTCCATGGTCGCCGACCCCCGGGCGGCGGGCGACATCGTGCACGACACGTTCATCGACGCCCATCGGCGGGCGGCGCGCATGCGGGACCGTTCCCTGCTGCGGGTCTGGCTGTACGGCGCGGCCCGGCGGCGCTGCCTGCAGCGGGGCCGCAGCCGGGGCCTGTCGTGGAACTGGGCCAGCGGGTCGGCCTGGCTGCACGAGGTGGCCGCCGCCGACGCCGGGGTGACCGCCGGCGAGGTCCGCGAGCTGGTCGACGCGGCGCTGGGCCGGCTGGACTTCGCCGACCAGGAGATGCTGCTGCTGACGCTGCGGCACGGGATGGCCGCCGCCGAGGTCGCCGTCGTGCTCGGCCGGCCGGCCCGGCGTTCGGCCGCCCAGGTGGCGCGGGCCCGGGAACGCGCGGAGGCGGCGGTCCTGCGGGAGCTGCGCGCGATGTCGCGGCGCTGCCGGGCCGGCACGGCGCCGGTGCCCGCGGTGGACGCCGCCGAGGCGCCGGGCGAGCTGGCCGACCGCACCGCCGAGTTCGCCGAGTTCGCCGAGACCGCCCCGGAGCGCCGGGAGGCGGCCGCCTCGTCGCCGGCGGACGTCCGGGTCGCCCCGGTGCCGGGCGGGCGCAGGGTCGAGGATCCCCGGGCCGGCGTGACCCGCCGTCCCCCGGCCGGCGGCGACTCCGGCCGGCCGTCCCGCGACCCGGGTCCGCGCGGCGGCCGGCGGCCGGGCGGCACCCGGCGTCCGGCCGGCGACCGCCCCGCGCACCGGGCCGTCCGCCGCCGGCGTCGCGGCGCCGTCCCGCCGGCCGACCCGGAGCTGGCCCGGCACCTGGCCGAGTGCGCCGAGTGCGAGCGCCGCGACCGGGCGTCGGTGGCCGTGCTGCTGGTGCTGGCCCCGGCGCCGGTGCTGCCCGCCGCGCTGCGGCACCGGGTGCTGCACACCGCCACCGACCCGGAGCTGGCCGGGCACCGGGCCGACATCGCGGCGCGCGGCGGCGCGCTGACCCCCGAGGGGATGCCCCGCCAGCCCGACATGCCCTCCGGCTACACCCGGCGCTGGCTGTTCGTCGGCGGCGGCTCGGCGGGCGCGCTGCTCACCGCGCTGGTCGCGATCATGCTGATGAACCCGGTGAACTCCGAGATCCGGTTCCCGTTCGAGCCCAAGCCGCAGCCGTCCATCGGCGACACCCGGGAGGAGGCCAAGGACCGCCGGAACGGCGGTGATCCCCCGCAGGCCGCGCCGGGACCCGGCGGACCGGGCGGACCGGGCGGACCGGGCGGGCCGCCGATCGCCCCGGAGACCGACCGGCACACCGGCCAGGACCGGCCGGCCGACCCGGACCCGTCCAGGCCGGGCGAGCCGAGGACGCCGCCCCCGGGGCCGGGCGAGCTGGCGGTCGGGCCGAACGAGGTGACGGTCGACCAGGACGGCGCGGTCATCACGCTGCGCGCCGAGGACGGGCCGGTCGCCTGGACGGCGGAGCCCTCCACCGACCGGCTGGAGCTGTCGGTCACCGAGGGCGTGCTGGCCGACGGCGCCACCGCCGAGCTGGTCGTGCGGTTCAAGGGGCCGGAGCTGCTGCGGATGCCGGGCGAGGCCGTGGTCGACGTGACCGACCAGCAGGGGAACGTGCGGCAGATCCGGGTGCAGTGGCCGCTGTCCCTGCTGTGATCAGGTGATCAGCGGCCGGCCTGCTGCAGGTGGTCGCGGATCAGCTCCAGCCGGGCGCCCAGCGCCTCCTGCGCCCGGGCCTCCATGGCCCGCGCGATGAACGGGTCGACCACCATCTTCACCAGCGGGCGCATCCGCCGGACGATCGCGGCGAGCTGGGGGATCTCCTCGGCGCCGGGCGCGGCGGCGGGCATCCGGTCGAACACGTGCTCGTTCACCAGGTTCACGAACCGGCCGGCGATCACGTCGCAGTCGGCCCGGATCTGCTCGGCGATGTCCAGCACCGCGTCCAGCGGGATCCCGGCCGCCACCAGTTCGGCGCCGACGTGCAGCAGCCGGGGGCTGGGCACCCGGTAGTGGTCGCCCTCCGGCTCGATCAGGCCCAGCGCCACCGCCCGGTCCAGGAACCGCGCCACCTGCTCGTCGTCCAGCCCGGCGCCGAACGTCTTGACCAGTTCCTCGACGGTGACCTGCCCGGGCAGCTCGTCCGACCAGGGGTCGGTGAGCACCTTCTCCAGCCCGAGCACCTCGCTGACGTCCTTGCCGTGCTCCCAGGCGACCAGCAGCTCCTTGATGATCGCGAACGTGTAGCCGCGGGCCAGCAACTGGCCGATCAGCCGCAGCCGGGCCAGATGGTTGTCGTCGTAGTAGCCGACCCGGCCCTCCAGCCGGGGCGGGGGGAGCAGGCCGCGGTCCTGGTAGGCGCGGATGTTGCGGACGGTGGTGCCGGCCTTGTGCGCCAGCTCGTCGATCCGGTACTCGGCCATGCCGCGCCACCCGCCTCTCCCCGTCCTGCAGGATCTTACGTTCCCTATTGTGACATCGTGCGATGACACGGTTTCTTGCTCAGGGTAAAGGCGGGCGGCGCCGCACGGCGCCCGTTCCGGGACGTCAGCCGATCACCTGGGCGATCTCGCGCCACTCCCGGCGGGTCAGCGCCGCCGGGTTCTCGGTGACCACCTGGAGCACCACGTGGTCGGCGCCCGCCGCGTGGTGCTCGGCGATCCTGGCCCGGACCGCCTCGAGGCCGCCGATCGCGAAGCAGGCGTCGATCAGCCGGTCGCTGCCGCCGTCCCGCAGGTCCTCGTCGGTGAAGCCGAGCCGTTCGAGGTTGTTGGTGTAGTTGGGGAGCCGGGCGTAGCCGCTGTAGTGCTCGCGGGCGATCCGGCGGGCGTTCTCCCGGTCCTCGTCCAGCACGACCTTGACCTCCGGGGCCAGCAGCGGGCCGTCGCCGAGGATCTCCCGGGCCCGGCGGGTGTGCTCGACGGTGATGAAGTACGGGTGCGCGCCCGCCGCCCGGTCCCGGGACGCGGCGAGCATCTTCGGCCCGAGCGCCGCGAGGACCCGTTCCTCCTTCGGCACTCCGCCCTCGTCGAGCGCGTCCAGGTACTCCGTCATCGCCGTGTACGGGCGGCGGTAGCGTTCGCCCACCAGCGCCCCGTGACTCACGCCGAGGCCCAGGAGGAACCGGCCGGGGCGGTCCTTGGTCAGCGCGAGATGCTCGGCGGCGACCTCGGCCGCCGGGTGGTCCCAGATGCTGAGGATCCCGGTGGCCACCACGATCCGGGAGGTCGCCTCGATCAGCGGCCGGGCGTGCCCGACTCCGGGACTGGCCCCCAGCCAGATCGCGCCGTAACCGAGTTCCTCCAGTTCGGCGGCGGCCTCGAGGATCTCCCCACGGGCCGCGGGGTCCTCCGACCGCAGTCCGACGCTCCAGATGCCGACACGTCCCAGTTCCATCGCCTGACCTCCAGCGGCCGATCATTCGGTGTCATCGGACGCCAACCGTGCCCGGTCCCCCCGCCATTCCGCGCCGCGGGCACCGGTCCGGCGCGTGCCGCACCGGCCGCGCACGCCTGCGCGGCCCGGAACGCGCAGGAGTTCAGCGGTCCGATTTCCGCGTGAAATGCCCGTCCGGCCGGCGCCGGAATCGCCGCCTCGCCGCGCCGTAGCTTCGTTTCGCACGCCCCGCACGGGGCCTGCCGAGAAGAAGGGAAACGTTCATGGACATGCGGCTTTCCGGCAAGGTCGCCGTCGTCACCGGCGCCTCAAAGGGCATCGGCCTCGCGGTCGTCCGCACCCTGCTGGACGAGGGCGCGAAGGTGGCGGCCGTCTCCCGCAAGAGCACCCCCGGACTCGACGCCCTCGCCGGCCCGGACCTGCTCCACGTACCGGCCGACCTGATGCACCCCGACGCGCCCGCGCAGATCGTCGCGCGTGCGGCCGAGGCGTTCGGCGGCCTGGACGTCCTGGTCAACAACGCCGGAGGACCCCCGCCGGGCGTGACGCTGCCGCGCACCTCGTTCCTGGACGCCGGCGAGCAGGACTGGTACGCGGTGTTCGAGCTGAACCTGTTCGCGGTCGTCCGGATGGTCCGCGCCGCCCTCCCGCACCTGCTGGAACGGCGCGGCGCCATCGTCAACGTCTCCTCCACCAACGCCCGGCAGCCCTCGCCGATCAACGTGGACTACTGCGCGGCCAAGGCCGGGCTCACCAACCTGACCAAGGTCCTGGCGGAGGAGTTCGGCCCGCAGGGGGTTCGCGTCAACACCATCTCTCCCGGCCCGGTCCGCACCCCGTGGTGGACCGACCCGGGCGGCGTGGCCGACATCATCGCCGAACGCGCCGGCACCGACCGCGACACCGTCATGGATTCCGCGGTCCCCCAGATGATGGGCCTGACGATCGGCCGCCTGGTCGACCCCCAGGAGGTCGCCGACGCCGTCGTCCTGCTGGCCTCCCCCCGCTCCGCCGGAACGATGGGCGCCGATGTGGTGGTCGACGGCGGCATGCTGAAGTCGATCTGACGGTTCATCGCGGTGTGAGGTGCCATAACCTCGCAGGATGACCGGGACCCTGGGACGTCTTCGTCATCGGCTCGCCATGCCGCCGCGCGACCCGGAACAGCCGTACCGCGTCGCCACACCGCTGGAACTGTTCTTCGACCTGGTGTTCGTGGTGGCCGTGGCGCAGGCCGCCCACGACCTGAGCCACGCGGTGGCCGAGGGCCATGCGGGCGAGGGCGTGCTGGGCTACGCGGCGGCGTTCTTCGCCATCTGGTGGGCGTGGGTGAACTGGACGTGGTTCGCCTCCGCGTTCGACATCGACGACACCGCGTACCGCATCGCCACGTTCGTGCAGATGTTCGGGGCGCTGGTGCTCGCCGCCGGGATCGGCCAGGTGTCCGAGGGGCACTTCGCCATCGCCGTCATCGGCTACGTGATCATGCGGATGGCGCTGGTGAGCCAGTGGCTGCGGGTCGCGCTGGCCAATCCGTACATGCGGCCCGCGGCGCTGCGCTTCGCCGCCGGGGTCACCGGGGTGCAGGTGCTGTGGATCGCCCGGCTGGCGGTGCCCGGGGTGTGGGGCGGGGTGGCGTTCGTGGTGCTGGCGCTGGTGGAGATGGCCGTCCCGTGGTGGGCCGAGCGGCACCGGAACACCCCCTGGCACGCGCACCACATCGCCGAGCGCTACATCCTCTTCACGATGATCGTGCTGGGCGAGGTGGTGCTGGCGTCGACCGCGGCGGTGCGGACCGCCATGGCGGGCCATGCGCCGGCGGGCCTGCTGATCCTGGTCTCGGCCGGCGGCTTCGTCATCGTCTGCGCCATGTGGTGGATCTACACCTCCTGGCCCGCCCACCGGCTGCTGCGCGAGCGCGGCCACGCGTTCCGCTGGAGCTACACGCACTACGCGATCTTCGCGGCCGCGGCGGCGGTCGGCGCCGGGATCTCGGTGATGGTCGCCTACAAGACCGAGACCGGCCACGGCGCCCTCGGCGGCGCCGCGGCCGGCGCCGCGCTGGCGATCCCGGTGGCGGTCTTCCTGCTCGGCACCTGGTTCGCGCACGTCAGGCCGCACCGGCCCGGCCCCGCCGTCACCGCCGCCCACCTGCTGGGCGCGGCGCTGGTGCTGCCGGCGGCGTTCACCCCGATCGCCATCGAGCTCATCGCGGTGATCCTGGTCGCGGTCGCCGCCGCAGGCCGGGCGCCCGCCCGCTGAGGGGCGTCAGCCGGTCAGGGCCATCGCCGCTTCGGCCAGGGCGGGGGCCTTGCCGATCGAGCCGGCGTCGAACGGGGGCGCGGGGTCGTACTCGATCGCCAGCTGGACGGTCTGGGCGGTCGTGTCGTCGGTGGCCGCCGCCAGCAGGGCGAGGGCCATGTCGATGCCGGCCGAGACCCCGGCGGCGGTGATGATGCGGCCGTCGGTCACGATGCGTTCGCCCACCGGCTCGGCGCCCACCCCGCGCAGCCCGTCGAGCCAGCCCCAGTGGGTGGTGGCGCGCCTGCCCTCGAGCAGGCCCGCCGCCCCCAGGATGTACGAGCCGCTGCACACCGAGGTCGTCCAGCGGGTGTGCTCGTGGGCCCGGGCGATCCAGTCCAGGAGGGCCCGGTCCTGCATGGCCTCCAGTGTCCCCGGGCCGCCGGGGACCACGATCACGTCCGGGCGCGGCAGGTCGGCGAGGCCGGCGGTCGCGGTGAGGGTCAGGGAGCGGCGGCAGTCCGTGAACGGACCGGGCTCGGGGGCGACGAACGTGACGGTGACGCCCGGGCGAAGGCCAGCACCGTGTACGGCCCCACCGCGTCCAGCGCGGTGAACCCGGGGTAGAGGGGGATGGCGACGAGCATGTCAGCTCTCCTTGGTGTGGAATCGGCGACGGTAGTCGCCGGGTGAGATCCGCCAGTACCGGCGGAAGATCCGGTAGAGGGTGTCGGGCGAGCCCAGCCCGCACTCCCTGGCCACCCGGTCGATCGGGTGGTCGGTGGTCTCCAGCAGCCGCCGCGCGGCGTCGGCGCGGCTGCGCTCCACGTACCGGCCGGGGGGTATGCCGGTCTGCCGGGCGAAGACGCGGGAGAAGTGCCGTTCGCTCATCCCGGCGCGCCGGGCCAGCGCCGGGACGCTGAGGTCGGCGGCGGGATTGCCGTCGATGAACGCCTGCAGTTCCCGGAACGGCTCGGCGCGCGGGGCCGCCGCCCGCATCGCGGTGCTGAACTGGCTCTGCCCGCCGGGCCGGTGCAGGTAGACCACCAGGCCGCAGGCGACGTCCCGGGCCAGTGCGGGGCCGTGGTCGGCGGCCACCAGCGCCAGCGCCAGATCCACCCCGGCCGTCACCCCGGCCGAGGTCCACACCCCGCGTTCCTCGATGTAGATCGGGTCGGCGTCGACCCGCACCGCCGGATACCGGGCGGCCAGCGCGCGGGCCGCGACCCAGTGGGTGGTGGCGCGCCGCCCGTCCAGCAGCCCGGCCTCGGCGAGCAGGAACGCCCCGGTGCAGACCGAGGCGACCCGCCGGGCCCGTCCGGCCAGCCGCCGGATCCCGTCCACCAGGTCCCGGTCGGCGGGCCGGGCGGACGCCGCGAGCCCGCCGACGACCAGCAGCGTGTCGACCGGCCCGGCGACCTCGTCCAGGGCGGTGGCGGCCACGACCGGGACGCCGCCGTGCGCGGTGATCGTTCCGGGGCGTACGGCGGCCACGTCCACCCGGTAGCCGCCGCCGCGCAGCAGCAGGTCGGCGGTGGCGAACACGTCCGCCGGACCCGACAGGTCCAGCAGCTGGAAGCCCTCGAAGACGGTGACCACGACCCGGCGCTGCATGCCGTCGATGCTGGTCGCCGCGCCCGGGACGGCGCAATGACACGGATCTCGCAGATTCGGCCACCCCGGCGGGGGCGGCGGTCACAGCAGGCGGGTGGTGGTGTGGCCGCCGGCGGTGACCTGGACCTCGTCGAAGACGCCGCCGCATTCGGCCAGCCAGACGCGGTCGCCGAGGATGAGCGGCCGGGTCTGCCGGCGGCCGGCGGGACGCCAGGAGCGGTAACGGACGAACGTGACGGTCAGCGGGGCCTTCGGCGCGACCCCGTAGGCCAGCGTGACCATCCCGGAGGCGGGCCCGGACCTGGGCCTGGTGAGGTGGGCGCCGAGCACGAGCTGGCCCGAGGCGGTCTGCGGCAGCAGGCTGTGGGTGATGGGGGAGCCGCCGCCGGGATCCAGCACCAGCCGGGCCGGATGCCCGTTGTCGCCGTGCAGCCGGGCCGTCCAGCCGGTCATCGGCAGTGTCGCGGCGTCGAGCGTCATCGGCGACCTCCCTCCGGGTCGTGGCGGTGGTCGTAACCATCCCCGCCCCACGCCTGCCGGAATCGGCCACCCCGTACGCGCGTGCGTTCCGCCGAACGGACCGTGCGCCGGTCCGGAGGTCAGCGGCGGGGCGGGAGAGTGACCATATCGGCGCCGTGGTGTCGGGCATAGGGGTCCGCGGCGGCCAGTTCGCCGAGTTGCAGGGCGCGGCTGATGTCGCTGGGGGTGACCAGCCCGACGACCCGGTCCTCGGCGTCCACCACCACGGCCCGCCCGTCGGTGCAGCCCGCCAGGCGGGGCATCAGGTCGGTGAGCGGCTGGTCGGGGCGCGCCCGGGGGATCTCGTCCGGATCACAGGCGATCCGGCCGAGGGTGGTGTCGGGCCGTTCCGCGGGCGGCACCGCGCGGATCCGGTTGAGCGTGACCAGCCCGGTGAGCCTTCCCATCTCGTCCAGCAGCGGGTACGTGGAGAACCGGTGGGTGAGGACCACCCGGTGCACGAAGTCGGCGACGCTCTCGGACGGGTGCGCGGTCATCGGGTCGGGCGACATCACGTCGCGGACCCGGACGCCGCCCAGCCATGCCTGCGTCCGCGCCTGCTGCTCCTCGGCGGCGGCGGCGTTCACCAGGAACAGCCCGACCAGCGCCAGCCACAGCCCGTTCAGCCCCCGGCCGGTGACGAACCACATCACGCCCAGCGCGATCAGCAGGAAGCCGAAGATCCGCCCGGCCCGGGCCGCCCGGACCGCCGCCCAGGTCCGGTCGCCGCGCCACCGCCACAGCGCCGCGCGCAGCACCCGGCCCCCGTCCAGCGGCGCCGCCGGGACCAGGTTGAACACCGCCAGCAGCACGTTCAGCCCGGCCAGGTACGACAGCACGCCCACGGTCAGGCCGGTTCCGCCGGCCCAGAACAGCACCTGGGCGAGCACCCCGAACACCGCCCCCAGCGCCAGGCTGGTCAGCGGCCCGACGACCGCGATCCAGAAGTCGGCCTTGGGGCCGCGGGGGTCGCCGTGCAGCCGCGCGACCCCGCCCAGCAGCCACAACGTGATGCCCTCGACCCCGATCCCGTGCCGGCGGGCCGCGATCGCGTGCGCCAGCTCGTGCGCCAGCAGGGAGGCCAGGAACGCCACCGCCGCGACCAGCGCCGCCACCGCGTACGCCAGCGGGGCGCGGTCCGGGAACACGGCCGGAAGCTGCCCGAACGCCAGCCCCACCACGATGATCGCCACGATTACCAGCACGCTGACGTTGATCCCGACGCGGATGCCGGCGACGGTGCCGAGCCGGAACGACTCATCCATGCTCCGCCCTTACCCGGGCAGTGCCGACTTATGGCCTCACCTGGGGGTTATCGCCCCTCGGCCGGGTAGGCCACCCCACTCCAGGATGCGGTGGAGGAGACCATGAGCGCGCAATCCCAGCCGTCCCGGCCGGATCGGCCGGAACGCGGTGCGAGCGAAGAGGCGGCCGGCGCCCCGCTGACCGAGACCGAGCGGGAGACCTCCCGTCGCCCGGCGGGGCAGACCCCGGAGCAGCCGAAGCAGACGCAGGACAGCGGCATGACGGGCGGCACCGCGCACCGGCCGGAGGAGTTCAACCCGGACGACTTCGAGTGAGGGGGCGGACGGTACGGTGCGCGTTCGGGGGCGCGCACCGTACCGCGTGCTCGGCCAGAGCCCGGCGGCGCGTCCGAAGGGCCGCCGCGGTGCGCGGGTGAGCGCACGCACCCGCCGCGGTCTACTCCCAGGACGCGCCGAAGTCGTAGCAGTAGAGGAAGTTCGTCTCGGGAGGCTCCGCGGCGGGGAAGGGCAGGATCGCCGTGTAGCAGAAGCGATCCGGCGCGAAGTCCTTCTCCGACGCGGCCGACGCGGCCGACGCGGCCGTCGCGGATGCGGTGAGAGCCGCGGTGAGGGCGAGCGGGCCGGCGAGCAGGACGATGGCACGCTGGAACGTTGTCATGGCATGACCTCCGATTGTCGCTCAACGTAGTTGATATGTGACGGCAAGTTATCATCGGGGGTCGAGGCGCCCGTCAGGGGCCCCCGGGGGCCGGTCGTGGAAGTGCAGCCAGGCGTGCAGCAGCAGGGCGATCTCGGTGCGGCGGTCGGCGTCGGTGAGGGTGTCGCCCAGCAACTGGGCGAGCTGGCGGACCCGATAGCGGATGGTCTGCTCGTGCACCTGCAGGCGTTCGGCCGTCGCCACCGCGTTGTCGCCGTTCTGGATGTAGGCCAGCAGGGTCTCGATCAGCGGGCGGCGGCGCTGCTCCGGAAGCCGGGTCAGCGGCTCCAGCCGGGTGCCGAACGCCGCCTCCAGCAGGTCCGCGCACAACGCGGTGGCCAGTGTCGGCAGGTGGTCCAGGCAGCGGACCGGGCGGCGCGCCCGGATCACCCCGCGGTCCATCAGCGTCAGCGCCTGCGCCGCCCAGCGCAGCGACAGCGCCCCGCGGGCCGGCGGCACGGTCGGGCCGATCGCCACCCGGCAGCGGCGCAGCGCGGCGGCCACCTCCGGGTCCGGGTCGCCGTT is a genomic window containing:
- a CDS encoding low temperature requirement protein A, yielding MTGTLGRLRHRLAMPPRDPEQPYRVATPLELFFDLVFVVAVAQAAHDLSHAVAEGHAGEGVLGYAAAFFAIWWAWVNWTWFASAFDIDDTAYRIATFVQMFGALVLAAGIGQVSEGHFAIAVIGYVIMRMALVSQWLRVALANPYMRPAALRFAAGVTGVQVLWIARLAVPGVWGGVAFVVLALVEMAVPWWAERHRNTPWHAHHIAERYILFTMIVLGEVVLASTAAVRTAMAGHAPAGLLILVSAGGFVIVCAMWWIYTSWPAHRLLRERGHAFRWSYTHYAIFAAAAAVGAGISVMVAYKTETGHGALGGAAAGAALAIPVAVFLLGTWFAHVRPHRPGPAVTAAHLLGAALVLPAAFTPIAIELIAVILVAVAAAGRAPAR
- a CDS encoding GlxA family transcriptional regulator, which produces MQRRVVVTVFEGFQLLDLSGPADVFATADLLLRGGGYRVDVAAVRPGTITAHGGVPVVAATALDEVAGPVDTLLVVGGLAASARPADRDLVDGIRRLAGRARRVASVCTGAFLLAEAGLLDGRRATTHWVAARALAARYPAVRVDADPIYIEERGVWTSAGVTAGVDLALALVAADHGPALARDVACGLVVYLHRPGGQSQFSTAMRAAAPRAEPFRELQAFIDGNPAADLSVPALARRAGMSERHFSRVFARQTGIPPGRYVERSRADAARRLLETTDHPIDRVARECGLGSPDTLYRIFRRYWRISPGDYRRRFHTKES
- a CDS encoding site-2 protease family protein, translating into MDESFRLGTVAGIRVGINVSVLVIVAIIVVGLAFGQLPAVFPDRAPLAYAVAALVAAVAFLASLLAHELAHAIAARRHGIGVEGITLWLLGGVARLHGDPRGPKADFWIAVVGPLTSLALGAVFGVLAQVLFWAGGTGLTVGVLSYLAGLNVLLAVFNLVPAAPLDGGRVLRAALWRWRGDRTWAAVRAARAGRIFGFLLIALGVMWFVTGRGLNGLWLALVGLFLVNAAAAEEQQARTQAWLGGVRVRDVMSPDPMTAHPSESVADFVHRVVLTHRFSTYPLLDEMGRLTGLVTLNRIRAVPPAERPDTTLGRIACDPDEIPRARPDQPLTDLMPRLAGCTDGRAVVVDAEDRVVGLVTPSDISRALQLGELAAADPYARHHGADMVTLPPRR